The following are encoded in a window of Prochlorococcus marinus CUG1417 genomic DNA:
- a CDS encoding DUF1350 family protein produces MTFTKYQFNNFCYWPSNPKKIVEFIGGSYLASKPDLTYRRFIESLIKKNYAVHAYKYTPQFDHQQLAIKAWRDFKNCRISLFKRIGASIPSIRIGHSLGCKLHLISPDGGRNCEKFISISFNNFSANKSIPLLKQISQKLEFKSEFSPSPERTLRLIEKTYNQKNNFLIKFNSDELDQTDKLFSCLKARKEDNSKGVMLKGTHTIIASAGLRENFLGDWADDEFKRNTIKKISKLIDESD; encoded by the coding sequence ATGACTTTTACAAAATATCAATTTAACAATTTTTGTTATTGGCCTTCAAATCCTAAAAAAATTGTGGAATTTATTGGAGGAAGTTATCTAGCTTCCAAACCAGATTTAACTTATAGAAGATTCATAGAGAGTTTAATTAAAAAAAACTATGCAGTACATGCATATAAATACACTCCACAATTTGATCACCAACAACTTGCTATTAAAGCATGGAGGGATTTCAAGAATTGCCGAATATCTTTATTCAAGAGAATAGGAGCATCAATTCCTTCAATAAGAATTGGTCATAGCCTTGGCTGTAAACTTCATCTAATTTCACCTGACGGAGGAAGAAATTGCGAAAAATTCATATCAATTAGTTTTAATAACTTCAGCGCAAACAAATCAATTCCATTATTGAAACAAATTTCTCAAAAATTAGAATTCAAAAGTGAATTCAGCCCAAGCCCTGAAAGAACTTTGCGATTAATTGAAAAAACATATAATCAAAAAAATAACTTCCTAATAAAATTCAACTCAGACGAATTAGATCAAACAGATAAATTATTTTCTTGTCTAAAAGCAAGAAAAGAAGATAATTCTAAGGGGGTAATGTTAAAAGGTACACACACTATAATTGCAAGCGCAGGACTAAGAGAAAATTTTTTGGGAGACTGGGCAGATGATGAATTCAAAAGAAATACTATAAAAAAAATTTCCAAATTAATTGATGAATCTGATTAG
- a CDS encoding 3'-5' exonuclease: MEQFNKKELNQLDFLQRQINSNPSEKSVTYQDKKIEKILILDTETTGLDENKDEVIEIGCILFDVSFKCVLSQVSFLFPVNNNEAEHVNGISAEVTNISQPWEDGLNFFLKLVDCSDFIVAHNAEFDKKWFGKGRLPKLNKKWICSLEDINWSFQKSLKNRPSVTDLALSFSIPVWNLHRALSDCFYVSEVFKKCDNLEELLLKATEPRFLYKALISYEDRSLAKNAGFRWNSPVQGAWSRKLTTDEAKNLDFRVQILN, encoded by the coding sequence TTGGAACAATTTAACAAAAAAGAATTAAATCAATTGGATTTTCTTCAGCGCCAAATTAATAGTAACCCCTCTGAAAAAAGTGTTACTTATCAAGATAAAAAAATTGAAAAAATTTTAATTCTTGATACTGAAACAACAGGTTTAGATGAAAATAAAGATGAAGTGATAGAGATAGGTTGTATTTTGTTTGATGTATCTTTTAAATGTGTACTTTCACAGGTCTCATTTTTATTCCCGGTCAATAATAATGAAGCCGAACATGTTAATGGTATATCTGCAGAAGTAACTAACATCTCGCAACCATGGGAAGATGGATTGAATTTCTTTTTAAAGCTTGTTGATTGTTCGGATTTCATCGTCGCACACAATGCAGAGTTTGATAAGAAATGGTTTGGGAAAGGAAGATTACCTAAACTTAATAAAAAATGGATATGTAGTTTAGAGGATATTAATTGGTCTTTTCAAAAATCACTAAAAAATAGACCCTCAGTAACTGATCTAGCTTTATCTTTTTCAATACCAGTTTGGAATTTACATAGAGCTTTATCTGATTGCTTTTATGTATCTGAGGTCTTCAAGAAATGCGATAATTTAGAAGAACTTTTACTTAAAGCTACTGAACCGAGGTTTTTATACAAGGCACTGATTAGTTACGAAGATAGGTCTTTAGCTAAAAATGCTGGGTTCAGATGGAATAGTCCTGTGCAAGGAGCTTGGTCAAGAAAATTAACTACTGATGAGGCAAAAAATCTTGATTTTAGAGTACAGATTTTGAATTAA
- the hisS gene encoding histidine--tRNA ligase, whose protein sequence is MDNLKNLRGTVDLLPDQLIKWQNVEKVLLEQLARASIKEIRTPILEMTELFIRGIGEGTDVVSKEMYTFLDRGERSCTLRPEGTASVARALIQNGISSNPLQKLWYMGPMFRYERPQAGRQRQFHQLGVEFIGHDSVRSDVEIIALAWDILGKLGIKELNLEINTLGDSNDRSNFQKSFLKWLEINKNSLDLDSQNRINKNPLRILDSKNIQTKKVLENAPKLFNFLSEKSQKRYSDLKKQLEVLKIPYVENFNLVRGLDYYTHTAFEITSGALGSQATVCGGGRYDDLIKQMGGPNTPAIGFAIGLERLILLAGKELEVPRNTDIYIINKGLIAESLAMDISRKLRNYDLIVELDLSGASFSKQFKKANKLNSKSIVLIGDDEAAKREFTIRLFDQSGNGNKEEVISFDNDTKLEKWITYNLLAK, encoded by the coding sequence TTGGATAACCTAAAAAATCTTAGAGGAACAGTCGATCTATTGCCTGATCAATTAATAAAGTGGCAAAACGTTGAAAAAGTTTTATTAGAGCAGCTTGCAAGAGCATCCATAAAAGAAATAAGAACACCAATATTGGAAATGACCGAATTATTTATAAGAGGAATTGGTGAAGGGACAGATGTTGTCAGTAAGGAAATGTATACATTTCTTGATAGGGGGGAGAGATCCTGCACTCTTAGACCTGAAGGAACAGCCTCAGTGGCACGCGCATTAATACAAAATGGAATATCTTCTAATCCTCTTCAAAAACTTTGGTATATGGGACCTATGTTTCGATACGAAAGACCTCAAGCAGGCAGGCAAAGACAGTTTCATCAGTTAGGTGTTGAGTTTATAGGACACGATTCAGTAAGAAGTGATGTTGAAATTATTGCTTTAGCTTGGGATATCTTGGGTAAATTAGGAATAAAAGAACTTAATCTTGAAATAAATACGTTAGGCGATAGTAATGACAGATCAAATTTTCAAAAATCCTTTTTAAAATGGCTAGAAATAAATAAAAATTCTCTAGATTTAGATTCTCAGAATAGGATTAATAAAAATCCTTTGAGGATTTTGGATTCTAAAAATATTCAAACAAAAAAAGTTCTTGAAAATGCTCCAAAATTATTTAATTTTTTGTCTGAAAAAAGTCAAAAAAGATATTCAGACTTAAAAAAACAATTAGAGGTTTTAAAAATACCTTATGTGGAAAATTTTAATTTAGTAAGAGGTTTAGATTATTACACCCATACAGCTTTTGAAATTACTAGTGGTGCTCTTGGCTCCCAAGCTACAGTTTGCGGGGGAGGAAGATATGATGATTTAATTAAACAAATGGGAGGCCCAAATACCCCGGCAATTGGATTTGCGATTGGTCTAGAAAGATTGATTTTACTGGCAGGGAAAGAGCTTGAAGTTCCAAGAAATACCGATATTTATATTATTAATAAAGGCTTAATTGCTGAATCATTGGCTATGGATATATCTAGAAAATTAAGAAATTATGATTTGATAGTTGAATTGGATTTAAGTGGAGCCTCATTTTCTAAACAATTTAAAAAGGCAAATAAACTAAACTCAAAAAGTATTGTTTTAATTGGTGATGATGAGGCAGCTAAAAGAGAATTTACTATCAGGCTTTTTGATCAATCAGGAAATGGTAATAAAGAAGAGGTTATATCTTTTGACAATGATACTAAATTAGAAAAGTGGATTACTTATAACTTACTCGCGAAGTGA
- a CDS encoding TIGR02450 family Trp-rich protein: protein MEKFWTSKKPIKGLRHFVLVNEVKEEGNIIFLMVSVIDSEISFKITYEELINSGNWDKGWINLSKHQSITVEYVNYKSSNKEEGIDEIFINEDSLFNIS, encoded by the coding sequence ATGGAAAAATTCTGGACTTCCAAGAAACCCATAAAGGGATTAAGACATTTTGTTTTGGTAAATGAGGTTAAAGAAGAAGGTAATATTATTTTTTTGATGGTTTCTGTAATTGATTCTGAAATTAGCTTTAAAATTACTTACGAAGAATTAATAAATAGTGGAAATTGGGACAAGGGTTGGATCAATCTTTCAAAGCATCAATCGATTACAGTAGAATACGTTAACTATAAATCCAGCAATAAAGAAGAGGGTATTGATGAGATATTTATTAATGAAGATTCTTTATTTAATATTTCTTAA